A DNA window from Halomicrobium mukohataei DSM 12286 contains the following coding sequences:
- a CDS encoding DUF7536 family protein, which yields MSESQPDTGPGALVAALNVPTHAKRGFFLAALLTAAVFAFFVVIPGAQRPAVLYAGLAFVLFVSLGGLITAVFVAGSAIRQIRSL from the coding sequence GTGTCAGAGAGTCAGCCCGACACCGGCCCCGGCGCGCTCGTGGCAGCGCTGAACGTCCCGACTCACGCCAAGCGCGGCTTCTTCCTGGCAGCGCTGCTCACAGCGGCGGTCTTCGCCTTCTTCGTCGTCATCCCCGGAGCCCAGCGGCCGGCGGTGCTGTACGCCGGGCTGGCGTTCGTCCTGTTCGTCTCGCTGGGCGGGCTCATCACTGCGGTGTTCGTCGCCGGCTCGGCGATCCGCCAGATCCGGTCGCTCTAG
- a CDS encoding glycoside hydrolase family 9 protein, whose product MEILVNQLGYETDGPKRAVCRATERHDLDGFVLHDGDSVVFEGTPEFVGGVADWGEWVFWTLEFSSLTEPGEYTLRAGEAHSRRFEIGEDLHKETLLSDLLYYCKTQRASGEYDRADRSVPFVGDREGTVDVRGGWYDASGDMSKYLSHLSYANYFNPQQIPIVAWGLADARDRLHDGDHRLGGELDARLREEIHHGADFLVRMQDDAGYFYMTVFDQWSKDVDRREICAYETEEGHKTIDYEAGYRQGGGVAIAALARASQVEGPGAFDRETYREAAVEGFDHLQAHNTEYLDDGTENVIDDYCALLAATELAAATDDERFRTAARERAQSLLDRQTGDDRYDGWWRADDDDRPFYHASDEGLPIVALLRYRAVDADGPLDDAIVNAIERFWGFQTTVGDEVTNPFDYPRQYARPVDEDEPRASFFMPHENETGYWWQGENARIASLATAAARSRAQLDAELGERLDRFAQAQLDWILGSNPFGVCMVHGVGAPEPTYHRQFRNVPGGVQNGITAGFENEADIAYCPEPWGDDHAHRWRWAEQWIPHSAWLFLAVSSL is encoded by the coding sequence ATGGAGATTCTGGTCAACCAACTCGGTTACGAGACCGATGGCCCGAAACGAGCGGTCTGTCGCGCGACAGAGCGCCACGACCTCGATGGCTTCGTGTTGCACGACGGGGACAGCGTCGTCTTCGAGGGGACGCCGGAGTTCGTCGGCGGCGTCGCCGACTGGGGAGAGTGGGTCTTCTGGACGCTGGAGTTCTCCTCGCTCACCGAGCCCGGCGAGTACACGCTCCGGGCCGGCGAGGCCCACTCGCGGCGCTTCGAGATCGGCGAGGACCTCCACAAGGAGACGCTCCTCTCCGATCTGCTGTACTACTGCAAGACCCAGCGTGCCAGCGGCGAGTACGACCGGGCCGACCGATCGGTGCCGTTCGTGGGCGACCGCGAGGGGACGGTCGACGTACGCGGCGGCTGGTACGACGCCTCGGGCGACATGAGCAAGTATCTGAGCCACCTCAGCTACGCCAACTACTTCAACCCACAGCAGATTCCGATCGTCGCCTGGGGACTGGCCGACGCCCGTGACAGACTGCACGACGGCGACCACAGGCTGGGCGGGGAACTCGACGCGCGACTGCGCGAGGAGATCCACCACGGCGCGGACTTCCTCGTCCGGATGCAGGACGACGCGGGCTACTTCTACATGACCGTCTTCGACCAGTGGTCCAAGGACGTGGACCGCCGAGAGATCTGTGCCTACGAGACCGAAGAGGGACACAAGACGATCGACTACGAGGCCGGATACCGCCAGGGCGGAGGGGTCGCCATCGCCGCGCTGGCTCGCGCCAGCCAGGTCGAGGGACCGGGCGCGTTCGACCGTGAGACCTACCGCGAGGCCGCGGTCGAGGGGTTCGATCACCTGCAGGCCCACAACACGGAGTACCTCGACGACGGGACCGAGAACGTCATCGACGACTACTGCGCGTTGCTCGCCGCCACGGAACTGGCCGCCGCCACGGACGACGAGCGGTTCCGGACGGCCGCCAGAGAGCGCGCTCAGTCGCTGCTGGACCGCCAGACCGGCGACGACCGCTACGACGGGTGGTGGCGTGCCGACGACGACGATCGCCCCTTCTATCACGCGTCCGACGAGGGACTGCCGATCGTCGCGCTGTTGCGCTACCGGGCGGTCGACGCCGACGGGCCGCTGGACGACGCCATCGTGAACGCGATCGAGCGCTTCTGGGGCTTCCAGACGACGGTCGGCGACGAGGTCACCAACCCCTTCGACTACCCGCGCCAGTACGCCAGACCGGTCGACGAGGACGAACCGCGCGCGTCGTTCTTCATGCCCCACGAGAACGAGACCGGCTACTGGTGGCAGGGCGAGAACGCCCGGATCGCCTCGCTTGCGACCGCGGCCGCGCGGTCGCGGGCACAGCTCGACGCGGAACTGGGCGAGCGCCTCGATCGGTTCGCCCAGGCCCAACTCGACTGGATCCTCGGGTCGAACCCCTTCGGCGTCTGCATGGTCCACGGCGTCGGCGCGCCGGAGCCGACCTACCACCGCCAGTTCCGCAACGTCCCCGGCGGCGTCCAGAACGGTATCACCGCCGGCTTCGAGAACGAGGCCGACATCGCCTACTGTCCCGAGCCCTGGGGCGACGACCACGCGCACCGCTGGCGCTGGGCCGAGCAGTGGATTCCCCACTCGGCCTGGCTGTTCCTGGCGGTCAGCTCGCTGTAG
- the citZ gene encoding citrate synthase, whose protein sequence is MSDDLKQGLEGVLVTESELSKIDGDAGKLVYRGYTIEDLATGASFEEVLYLLWHGHLPNAAELDEFTDAMVEERHVDDDVMQTVEQLADADENPMAALRTAVSMLSSHDPDAETDPTDLDANLRKGRRITAKIPTVLAAFARFRDGQDAVEPREDLSHAANFLYMLNGEAPDEVLAETFDMALVLHADHGINASTFSAMVTASTLSDLHSAITSAIGTLKGSLHGGANQDVMEMLKEVDDAQQDPIDWVKTALDEGRRVSGFGHRVYNVKDPRAKILSQRSKELGEAAGSLKWYEMSTAIEDYLKAEKGLAPNVDFYSASTYYQMGIPIDIYTPIFAMSRVGGWTAHVLEQYENNRLIRPRARYVGPTDQTFVPLDER, encoded by the coding sequence ATGTCCGACGACCTCAAGCAAGGTCTGGAGGGTGTCCTCGTTACCGAGTCGGAGCTCAGCAAGATCGACGGTGACGCGGGCAAACTCGTCTATCGTGGCTACACGATCGAGGACCTGGCGACCGGCGCAAGCTTCGAGGAGGTCCTGTATCTCCTCTGGCACGGTCACCTCCCGAACGCAGCGGAGCTCGACGAGTTCACCGACGCGATGGTCGAGGAGCGACACGTCGACGACGACGTCATGCAGACCGTCGAGCAGCTCGCCGACGCCGACGAGAATCCGATGGCCGCGCTCCGAACGGCGGTCTCGATGCTGTCCTCGCACGATCCCGACGCCGAAACCGACCCGACCGACCTCGACGCCAACCTCCGGAAAGGTCGCCGGATCACCGCCAAGATCCCGACCGTGCTGGCTGCCTTCGCCCGGTTCCGTGACGGACAGGACGCCGTCGAACCGCGGGAAGACCTCTCGCACGCCGCGAACTTCCTCTACATGCTCAACGGCGAGGCACCGGACGAGGTGCTCGCCGAGACGTTCGACATGGCGCTCGTGCTCCACGCCGACCACGGCATCAACGCCTCGACGTTCTCGGCCATGGTCACGGCCTCGACGCTGTCGGATCTCCACAGCGCGATCACCTCCGCGATCGGCACCCTGAAGGGATCGCTCCACGGCGGCGCGAACCAGGACGTCATGGAGATGCTCAAGGAGGTCGACGACGCCCAGCAGGACCCGATCGACTGGGTGAAGACGGCACTCGACGAGGGACGGCGCGTCTCCGGCTTCGGCCACCGCGTCTACAACGTCAAGGACCCCCGTGCGAAGATCCTCAGCCAGCGCTCGAAGGAACTGGGGGAGGCCGCCGGCTCGCTCAAGTGGTACGAGATGTCCACCGCCATCGAGGACTACCTCAAAGCGGAGAAGGGGCTGGCCCCGAACGTCGACTTCTACTCGGCCTCGACGTACTACCAGATGGGGATCCCCATCGACATCTACACTCCCATCTTCGCGATGTCCCGCGTCGGCGGCTGGACGGCCCACGTCCTCGAACAGTACGAGAACAACCGTCTGATCCGGCCCCGCGCTCGCTACGTCGGCCCGACGGATCAGACGTTCGTCCCCCTCGACGAGCGATAG
- a CDS encoding potassium channel family protein, whose translation MSTEVAYEPVSVKAVLAEMKDTAELLIDLSYSAVLLGSDEVAAEVLELEERMDVLQLRARMSLLMAARNTEDAEALAPVLGMVGAAEKISDAAGDIAKVVLEDIGLPEAMRATLPEAVETIVRATVAPGSRLADETLGDLNLETETGVRAIAVRRAGDWLLNPDAETTVAAGDVVLFRGPDDGIGAVYRDATGEGYEPPAPPESDIEDLERAVDSIVLMKDMGELAVDLAYGAVLFDDTDLAEEVVELEAEVDALQSRFEAWTLQAAGRHDDPISLRGLVHLARATEVISDAALEISEGVLRGLSTHPVVAEAVRESDEVIVSVPVAADSALDGTTIGRRQVKTETGMRIIAVRHAGASDRTGREGGDWEVSPGPETTLEAGDVLIAKGTRSGAERFGALAGQRD comes from the coding sequence ATGTCGACCGAGGTGGCCTACGAGCCGGTCAGCGTCAAGGCGGTGCTGGCCGAGATGAAAGACACCGCCGAGCTGTTGATCGATCTCTCGTACTCGGCGGTGTTGCTGGGCAGCGACGAGGTCGCCGCGGAAGTGCTCGAACTCGAAGAGCGGATGGACGTGTTGCAGTTGCGCGCCCGGATGAGTCTGCTCATGGCCGCCCGGAACACGGAAGACGCCGAGGCGCTGGCTCCCGTGCTGGGGATGGTCGGAGCCGCGGAGAAGATCTCCGATGCGGCCGGCGACATCGCCAAGGTCGTGCTCGAAGACATCGGCCTGCCGGAGGCGATGCGGGCCACCCTCCCGGAGGCCGTCGAGACGATCGTCCGTGCGACCGTCGCGCCGGGGTCGCGACTCGCCGACGAGACGCTGGGCGACCTCAACCTCGAAACGGAGACCGGCGTCCGCGCCATCGCGGTCCGGCGGGCCGGCGACTGGCTCCTCAACCCCGACGCCGAGACGACCGTCGCGGCCGGCGACGTGGTGCTCTTTCGCGGCCCGGACGACGGAATCGGCGCGGTGTATCGGGACGCGACCGGCGAGGGCTACGAGCCACCGGCACCGCCCGAGAGCGACATCGAGGACCTGGAGCGGGCCGTCGACTCGATCGTGCTGATGAAGGACATGGGCGAGCTGGCCGTCGATCTGGCCTACGGCGCGGTGCTGTTCGACGACACGGATCTGGCCGAGGAGGTCGTCGAACTCGAAGCCGAGGTCGACGCCCTCCAGTCCCGGTTCGAGGCCTGGACGCTCCAGGCGGCCGGTCGCCACGACGACCCGATCTCGCTGCGCGGGCTCGTCCACCTGGCCCGGGCGACGGAGGTGATCTCCGACGCCGCACTGGAGATCAGCGAGGGCGTCTTGCGGGGCCTCTCGACACATCCCGTCGTCGCCGAGGCGGTCCGAGAGTCCGACGAGGTGATCGTCAGCGTCCCGGTCGCGGCCGACAGTGCCCTCGACGGCACCACGATCGGACGACGGCAGGTCAAGACGGAGACGGGAATGCGGATCATCGCCGTTCGCCACGCTGGCGCGAGCGACCGGACCGGACGCGAGGGGGGCGACTGGGAGGTGTCACCGGGGCCGGAGACGACGCTCGAAGCCGGCGACGTACTGATCGCGAAGGGGACGCGCAGCGGTGCCGAGCGGTTCGGGGCGCTGGCCGGCCAGCGCGACTAG
- a CDS encoding glutathione S-transferase N-terminal domain-containing protein translates to MTNLELYELEGCPYCAKVIDKLDELDLDYQSHMVPRSHDERTEVEEVSGQTGVPVLVDPDNGVEGMAESDDIVEYLDETYGTVA, encoded by the coding sequence ATGACGAACCTCGAACTGTACGAGCTGGAAGGCTGCCCGTACTGCGCGAAAGTGATCGACAAGCTCGACGAACTCGATCTCGACTACCAGTCCCACATGGTCCCGCGCTCCCACGACGAGCGCACCGAAGTCGAGGAGGTCTCGGGCCAGACCGGCGTCCCGGTCCTCGTCGACCCCGACAACGGCGTCGAAGGAATGGCCGAGTCCGACGACATCGTCGAGTACCTCGACGAGACGTACGGAACCGTAGCGTAA
- a CDS encoding DUF7260 family protein: MPETRQSRIEHALELLDREVTYASDERSAFERFRSRVRTLDPTSPRDPGVQAGGGGVVALETAPPPDAAARTVRQAYDETVLSVSHFEAEYGETLRQNFEAEVGTEVAVQVFETGRVTPPVHDALLAATEQAIEERTTYLETLRTERESLCRARDRLDDCESRAAELGTRLTTTDSPDRSGIDEQLQSLEAVCEGVAETRQELLHGRSTAQLVGISGETLVQFLYAECTATCPVLADAADCIETIRHQRRRCLTLPAATS, encoded by the coding sequence ATGCCAGAGACACGCCAGTCCCGGATCGAGCACGCGCTCGAACTGCTCGACCGGGAAGTGACCTACGCGAGCGACGAACGGTCCGCGTTCGAGCGGTTCCGGTCCCGCGTCCGGACGCTCGATCCGACGAGTCCGAGAGATCCCGGCGTCCAAGCGGGCGGCGGTGGCGTCGTCGCTCTGGAAACGGCCCCACCGCCGGACGCCGCGGCACGCACGGTCCGGCAGGCCTACGACGAGACGGTCCTGTCGGTGTCACACTTCGAGGCCGAGTACGGGGAGACGTTACGGCAGAACTTCGAGGCGGAGGTGGGGACCGAAGTCGCCGTCCAGGTGTTCGAGACCGGGCGGGTGACGCCGCCGGTCCACGACGCCCTGCTGGCGGCCACCGAGCAGGCGATCGAGGAGCGGACGACGTACCTGGAGACGCTCCGGACCGAACGGGAGTCGCTGTGTCGGGCTCGCGACCGGCTCGACGACTGCGAATCGCGCGCGGCCGAGCTCGGGACACGGCTCACGACGACGGACAGCCCGGACCGCAGTGGGATCGACGAACAGCTGCAGTCGCTCGAAGCGGTCTGTGAGGGCGTGGCCGAGACCAGACAGGAGCTTCTCCACGGCCGTTCGACCGCACAGCTGGTCGGCATCTCCGGTGAGACCCTCGTCCAGTTCCTCTACGCGGAGTGTACGGCGACGTGTCCGGTGCTGGCCGACGCCGCCGACTGCATCGAGACGATCCGACACCAGCGTCGGCGGTGTCTCACGCTGCCGGCCGCCACGTCGTGA
- a CDS encoding tRNA(Ile)(2)-agmatinylcytidine synthase, whose protein sequence is MTVIGLDDTDSRTEGMCTTFAATRLAERIEAAGGSVQRTLLVRLDPAVEHKTRGNAALAVHCDVSADRALDLGADALAMAADDPRTNPGLVVADCDPTAVPEAVADHSRAAVRELLDVETARRRIADAGFESTTVGNGRGLIGALAAVGAWRAFGDWTYEHIAYRERDRWGTERSVDTDSVFAAADRHYPTVWDTVDHASGYPVCVPRTPCPILYGIRGDDPEACRSVAAAIGSEPVDRTRTFVTNQGTDAHLQSAPLDALTDGSAYRTDGTVVEPPETREGGHVFFTLADGDATVECAAFEPTKRFRDRVRALRPGDVLTVCGEVGDGTLKLEKFALRDPVQTELVTPECPACGRSMSSAGRDQGYRCRDCDTNRDGKVERPLAREIEPGWYEVPPVARRHVAKPLVRGGFDGPCHPER, encoded by the coding sequence GTGACGGTCATCGGCCTCGACGACACCGACTCCCGCACCGAGGGGATGTGTACGACGTTCGCAGCCACGCGGCTGGCCGAGCGCATCGAGGCCGCGGGCGGGTCGGTCCAGCGGACGCTCCTGGTCCGACTCGACCCCGCCGTCGAGCACAAGACTCGCGGCAACGCCGCGCTGGCGGTCCACTGTGACGTGTCCGCCGATCGCGCACTCGATCTCGGGGCCGACGCGCTCGCCATGGCGGCCGACGATCCCCGGACGAACCCCGGACTGGTCGTCGCGGACTGTGATCCGACGGCCGTCCCCGAGGCCGTCGCCGACCACTCCCGGGCCGCCGTCCGCGAGTTGCTCGACGTCGAGACGGCCCGCCGACGGATCGCCGACGCCGGCTTCGAGTCGACGACCGTCGGCAACGGTCGCGGCCTGATCGGCGCGCTCGCCGCGGTCGGTGCCTGGCGGGCCTTCGGGGACTGGACGTACGAGCACATCGCCTACCGCGAGCGCGACCGCTGGGGAACCGAGCGCTCCGTCGACACCGACTCCGTCTTCGCCGCCGCCGACCGCCACTACCCGACGGTCTGGGACACCGTCGATCACGCGTCGGGATATCCGGTCTGTGTCCCCCGGACGCCCTGTCCGATCCTCTACGGGATCCGCGGCGACGATCCCGAGGCCTGTCGCAGCGTCGCGGCGGCGATCGGCAGCGAGCCCGTCGATCGAACCCGGACCTTCGTCACGAATCAGGGGACCGACGCCCACCTCCAGTCGGCTCCCCTGGACGCACTGACCGACGGGAGTGCCTACCGGACCGACGGGACCGTCGTCGAGCCACCGGAAACGCGGGAAGGCGGCCACGTCTTCTTCACACTGGCCGACGGGGACGCGACGGTCGAGTGTGCCGCCTTCGAGCCGACCAAGCGCTTCCGGGACCGGGTCCGGGCGCTCCGTCCCGGCGACGTGCTGACGGTCTGTGGTGAGGTCGGTGACGGCACGCTCAAACTGGAGAAGTTCGCGCTGCGTGATCCCGTCCAGACGGAACTGGTCACGCCGGAGTGTCCGGCGTGCGGTCGGTCGATGAGCAGCGCCGGGCGCGATCAGGGCTACCGCTGTCGAGACTGTGACACCAACCGCGACGGCAAGGTCGAGCGCCCGCTGGCCCGAGAGATCGAGCCCGGCTGGTACGAGGTCCCGCCGGTGGCGCGGCGTCACGTCGCCAAGCCCCTCGTCCGCGGCGGCTTCGACGGCCCGTGCCACCCCGAGCGGTGA
- a CDS encoding DUF7511 domain-containing protein, whose protein sequence is MSQPSSGEPDPSIAPEPLPQEEFPSEQLSAVVEERADNSERCILYPENIDPVDAETHWLAVDAEFAVDVADCR, encoded by the coding sequence ATGAGCCAGCCATCGTCGGGCGAGCCCGATCCGTCGATCGCCCCGGAACCGCTCCCCCAGGAGGAGTTCCCCAGCGAACAGCTGTCTGCCGTCGTCGAGGAGCGTGCGGACAACTCAGAGCGGTGTATCCTCTATCCCGAGAACATCGACCCCGTCGACGCCGAGACCCACTGGCTCGCGGTCGACGCCGAGTTCGCCGTCGACGTCGCCGACTGCCGCTAG
- a CDS encoding pyridoxal-phosphate dependent enzyme translates to MYHCEACGREYGPDGPWRCACGHALDYARRPLPDADSPPDPTTLDRDRGLWSFEPFLPVERRVSLGEGWTPLVDDAAFDAQLKLDSVFPTGSFKDRGATVTLSQADALGVERVVEDSSGNAGLAIASYAARAGIDAEIYVPADAKPTKLRKIERTGADVVRIEGTRGDVTDACHDALDGDAWYASHAWQPAFFAGTMTWALEVAAQRGWDVPDAVVVPVGHGTLLLGAYRGFRALRAAGWTERVPRLLGAQASGYAPIAAGRPASDGEADDANEVADGIQIHRPARGDQLLDALAATEGTAVAVDAAATERAHDRLARAGYQVEPTCATAVAGLERFRAAGTITAEEDVVVVLSGQNY, encoded by the coding sequence ATGTACCACTGCGAAGCCTGTGGCCGCGAGTACGGACCCGACGGCCCCTGGCGGTGTGCCTGTGGCCACGCCCTGGACTACGCTCGGCGACCGCTGCCCGACGCCGATAGCCCGCCGGACCCGACGACGCTGGACCGCGATCGCGGGCTCTGGAGCTTCGAACCGTTCCTCCCCGTCGAGCGTCGCGTCTCGCTGGGCGAGGGGTGGACGCCGCTGGTCGACGACGCGGCGTTCGACGCCCAGCTCAAGCTCGACTCCGTCTTTCCGACGGGGAGTTTCAAGGACCGCGGGGCGACGGTGACACTCTCCCAGGCCGACGCGCTGGGCGTCGAGCGGGTGGTCGAAGACTCTTCTGGCAACGCCGGACTGGCGATCGCGAGCTACGCGGCGCGAGCGGGGATCGACGCCGAGATCTACGTCCCGGCCGACGCCAAGCCGACGAAGCTCCGCAAGATCGAGCGGACCGGCGCGGACGTGGTCCGGATCGAGGGCACTCGCGGGGACGTGACCGACGCCTGCCACGACGCGCTCGACGGGGACGCCTGGTACGCCAGCCACGCCTGGCAGCCCGCCTTCTTCGCCGGGACGATGACCTGGGCGCTGGAGGTGGCCGCACAGCGCGGCTGGGACGTACCGGACGCGGTCGTCGTCCCGGTCGGTCACGGGACGCTCCTGCTCGGAGCCTATCGCGGCTTCCGGGCGCTGCGAGCGGCCGGCTGGACCGAGCGGGTGCCACGCCTGCTGGGCGCACAGGCCAGTGGCTACGCGCCGATCGCCGCCGGCCGGCCGGCCAGTGACGGCGAGGCCGACGACGCCAACGAGGTCGCCGACGGCATCCAGATCCACAGACCGGCGCGGGGCGATCAGTTGCTCGACGCCCTCGCCGCGACCGAGGGCACCGCCGTCGCCGTCGACGCCGCAGCCACCGAGCGAGCCCACGACCGCCTCGCGCGAGCCGGGTATCAGGTCGAGCCGACCTGCGCGACCGCGGTGGCCGGGCTAGAGCGGTTTCGAGCGGCGGGGACGATCACGGCCGAGGAGGACGTTGTGGTCGTCCTGTCCGGACAGAATTACTAG
- a CDS encoding succinylglutamate desuccinylase/aspartoacylase family protein → MVTLGTATAQPGETDTGRLAVGETRDGSEVGLPVAVVNGADDGKTLYLQAASDGDELNGVGVVQRVVPRLDPAEISGTILVVGIVNYHAFQVAEHRNPIDDTKMNRAYPGNDEGTSSERIAAATFDAATRADLVVDLHQGSTSQMIDECRVRCGTRHRLHDECLELAKVFGCGYILDQKGPDGQLARAAPDEGVPTIDPELGGCVGWDEQSIQLGVEGVYNVLRYYGFLAESHSFEAQTRARGFDQYGSPAGGLVDFQKQLGDRVTRGDTLYTITDVFGQQKDVVTARSSGIFWRARRLPQVATGEYVCSVGTDIDSV, encoded by the coding sequence ATGGTTACCCTCGGGACGGCGACGGCCCAGCCGGGCGAGACGGACACGGGACGGCTGGCAGTCGGCGAAACACGGGACGGAAGCGAGGTCGGGCTGCCGGTCGCCGTCGTCAACGGGGCCGACGACGGCAAGACGCTGTACCTCCAGGCCGCGAGCGACGGCGACGAACTCAACGGCGTCGGCGTCGTCCAGCGGGTCGTCCCACGGCTCGATCCCGCCGAGATCTCCGGAACGATTCTGGTCGTCGGGATCGTCAACTACCACGCCTTCCAGGTGGCAGAGCACCGGAACCCGATCGACGACACGAAGATGAACCGGGCGTACCCGGGCAACGACGAGGGCACGTCCTCGGAGCGGATCGCCGCGGCGACGTTCGACGCCGCCACGCGAGCGGATCTCGTGGTCGATCTCCACCAGGGGTCGACCTCACAGATGATCGACGAGTGTCGCGTCCGCTGTGGCACGCGCCACCGTCTCCACGACGAGTGTCTCGAACTGGCGAAGGTGTTTGGCTGTGGGTACATCCTCGACCAGAAGGGCCCGGACGGCCAGCTCGCGCGGGCCGCACCGGACGAGGGCGTGCCGACGATAGATCCCGAGCTGGGCGGCTGTGTCGGCTGGGACGAGCAGTCGATCCAGCTGGGCGTCGAGGGCGTGTACAACGTGTTGCGGTACTACGGGTTCCTCGCGGAGTCTCACAGCTTCGAGGCCCAGACCCGCGCTCGGGGGTTCGACCAGTACGGCTCCCCGGCGGGCGGTCTCGTCGACTTCCAGAAGCAACTCGGCGACCGTGTCACACGCGGAGACACGCTGTACACGATCACCGACGTGTTCGGCCAGCAGAAAGACGTGGTCACCGCCCGCTCCAGCGGGATCTTCTGGCGGGCTCGACGCCTCCCTCAGGTCGCGACCGGCGAGTACGTCTGTTCGGTGGGCACCGACATCGACTCGGTGTAG
- a CDS encoding transcriptional regulator, whose protein sequence is MSRSALVENVTAMLGDAGFLVSDRCAIRPKSFDVAARRGEDVLLVKILGNIDAFDAMTGAEMRRLGTYLNATPMVVGLRTRDEELKPGVVYFRHGVPVLSPDTAMDLFVEEVPPLIYAAPGGLYVNIDSEVLADAREDRDWSLGRLAKELGVSRRTVSKYEDGMDASVDVAAELEELFDAPLTSPVSVLDGAEEVRDEEETPEDPEVAPEDESLVTVFTRIGFEVHPTDRAPFKTVSENEHERQQVLTGRSEFTKTAEKRARIMSSVGEVTRTRSIYVVDELKRESVDGTAIIEQSEMEAIDDADDLRDLIMERGEDPEEVA, encoded by the coding sequence ATGTCACGGTCGGCACTGGTCGAGAACGTCACGGCGATGCTGGGAGACGCTGGCTTCCTCGTCAGCGACCGGTGTGCGATTCGGCCGAAGAGCTTCGACGTTGCGGCGCGGCGCGGTGAGGACGTGTTGCTGGTGAAGATCCTGGGCAACATCGACGCGTTCGACGCCATGACCGGCGCGGAGATGCGACGCCTGGGCACCTACCTGAACGCGACGCCGATGGTCGTCGGGCTCCGGACCCGCGACGAAGAGCTCAAACCCGGCGTCGTCTACTTCAGACACGGCGTCCCGGTGCTGTCGCCGGACACGGCGATGGACCTGTTCGTCGAGGAGGTCCCGCCGCTGATCTACGCCGCGCCGGGCGGGCTGTACGTCAACATCGACAGCGAGGTCCTCGCGGACGCTCGCGAGGATCGGGACTGGTCGCTGGGGCGACTCGCAAAGGAACTGGGCGTCTCCCGTCGGACCGTCTCGAAGTACGAGGACGGGATGGACGCCTCCGTCGACGTGGCCGCAGAACTCGAAGAACTGTTCGACGCGCCGCTCACGTCGCCGGTCAGCGTCCTCGACGGGGCCGAGGAAGTTCGCGACGAAGAGGAGACGCCGGAAGATCCGGAGGTGGCTCCCGAAGACGAGTCGCTCGTGACGGTCTTTACCCGGATCGGCTTCGAGGTCCACCCGACGGACCGAGCGCCGTTCAAGACCGTCTCCGAGAACGAGCACGAGCGCCAACAGGTCCTGACCGGCCGCTCGGAGTTCACCAAGACCGCCGAGAAGCGTGCCCGGATCATGTCCTCGGTCGGGGAGGTCACCCGGACCCGCTCGATCTACGTGGTCGACGAACTCAAACGGGAGTCCGTCGACGGCACCGCCATCATCGAGCAAAGCGAGATGGAGGCCATCGACGACGCCGACGACCTGCGAGACCTGATCATGGAACGGGGCGAGGATCCCGAAGAAGTTGCGTGA